A DNA window from Amycolatopsis sp. DSM 110486 contains the following coding sequences:
- the trmD gene encoding tRNA (guanosine(37)-N1)-methyltransferase TrmD → MRIDVVTIFPEYLDPLRAALLGRAIDRGLIEIGVHDLREWTHDVHRAVDDAPYGGGPGMVMKPQIWGPALDEVCGQETRLVVPTPAGKPFTQELAHAYAREKHLVFACGRYEGIDQRVVDDAARRMPVDEVSIGDYVLVGGEAAVLVIVEAVVRLLPGVLGNARSAAEDSFSDGLLEGPSYTRPEVWRDLAVPDVLRSGNHALVERWRRDQALERTALRRPDLLARLPEGSLNSRDHEVLDRLGEDLG, encoded by the coding sequence GTGCGCATCGACGTCGTCACGATCTTCCCCGAGTACCTCGACCCTCTGCGCGCCGCGCTGCTGGGCCGGGCGATCGATCGCGGCCTCATCGAGATCGGCGTGCACGACCTGCGCGAGTGGACCCATGACGTCCACCGCGCGGTCGACGACGCGCCGTACGGCGGCGGCCCCGGCATGGTCATGAAGCCCCAGATCTGGGGCCCGGCGCTCGACGAGGTCTGCGGGCAGGAGACCCGGCTCGTGGTCCCGACGCCGGCGGGCAAGCCGTTCACCCAGGAGCTGGCCCACGCGTACGCCAGGGAGAAGCACCTGGTCTTCGCGTGCGGCCGCTACGAGGGCATCGACCAGCGCGTGGTCGACGACGCCGCGCGCCGCATGCCCGTGGACGAGGTGTCGATCGGCGACTACGTGCTGGTCGGCGGCGAGGCCGCGGTGCTGGTGATCGTGGAGGCCGTGGTCCGGCTGCTGCCGGGCGTGCTCGGCAACGCGCGGTCGGCGGCCGAGGACTCGTTCTCCGACGGGCTGCTCGAAGGCCCCAGCTACACGCGCCCGGAAGTGTGGCGCGACCTGGCGGTGCCCGACGTCCTGCGCTCCGGGAACCACGCGCTCGTGGAGCGCTGGCGGCGCGATCAGGCGCTGGAACGCACGGCCCTGCGGCGCCCGGATCTTCTGGCCCGGTTGCCGGAGGGTAGTCTGAACAGCCGAGATCACGAGGTACTCGACCGGCTCGGCGAGGACCTCGGCTAG
- the rplS gene encoding 50S ribosomal protein L19 — protein MNTLDALDAHSLRSDIPDFRPGDTLKVHVRVIEGNRERNQVFQGVVIRRQGGGVRETFTVRKVSFGVGVERTFPVHSPNLAEVEVFKRGDVRRAKLYYLRDLRGKKAKIKERRENRETTSAS, from the coding sequence ATGAACACCCTGGACGCGCTGGACGCGCACTCCCTGCGTTCCGACATCCCGGACTTCCGCCCGGGCGACACGCTCAAGGTCCACGTCCGCGTCATCGAGGGCAACCGCGAGCGCAACCAGGTCTTCCAGGGCGTCGTGATCCGCCGCCAGGGCGGCGGCGTCCGCGAGACCTTCACCGTGCGCAAGGTTTCGTTCGGCGTGGGCGTCGAGCGCACCTTCCCGGTGCACTCGCCGAACCTGGCCGAGGTCGAGGTCTTCAAGCGCGGCGACGTGCGGCGCGCGAAGCTCTACTACCTGCGCGACCTGCGTGGCAAGAAGGCGAAGATCAAGGAGCGTCGCGAGAACCGCGAGACCACCTCTGCCTCCTGA
- the lepB gene encoding signal peptidase I translates to MVDPVPQNAAEDDPDGSEDSRSEERRGSHRRGKPQKKRSFWKELPILIVIALVLTILIQAFLAKVFMIPSGSMEATLHGCPGCTGDRILVDRVTYDFTDPSPGDVVVFKGPPAWTENEIAPQESTNVIVRGLRGLGSLVGFAPPDERDFVKRVIAVGGQTVQCCDPQNRVIVDGKALDEPYIHWENPDHAMQDSFAPVKVPQGTLWVMGDNRNNSADSRYQGQGGANGAVPVSDVIGKARIIVFPPGRWGGVSDHDPQANAQPVALGAPAWQEGLPLGVGFAAAVPTLFVGRRVKAGLRKARR, encoded by the coding sequence GTGGTCGACCCCGTGCCCCAGAACGCCGCTGAGGATGACCCCGACGGCTCGGAGGACTCTCGTTCCGAGGAGCGTCGGGGCTCCCACCGGCGGGGCAAGCCTCAGAAGAAGCGGTCGTTCTGGAAGGAACTGCCGATCCTGATCGTGATCGCCCTGGTGCTCACGATCCTGATCCAGGCCTTCCTGGCGAAGGTCTTCATGATCCCCTCGGGGTCCATGGAGGCCACGCTTCACGGCTGCCCCGGCTGCACGGGCGACCGGATTCTGGTCGACCGCGTCACCTACGACTTCACGGATCCCTCGCCGGGCGACGTGGTCGTGTTCAAGGGTCCGCCCGCGTGGACTGAGAACGAGATCGCGCCGCAGGAATCCACCAACGTCATCGTCCGCGGCCTGCGGGGTCTCGGCTCGCTGGTGGGCTTCGCCCCGCCGGACGAGCGCGACTTCGTGAAGCGCGTGATCGCCGTCGGCGGCCAGACCGTGCAGTGCTGCGATCCGCAGAACCGCGTGATCGTCGACGGCAAGGCCCTCGACGAGCCGTACATCCACTGGGAGAACCCCGACCACGCGATGCAGGACTCGTTCGCGCCGGTCAAGGTGCCGCAGGGCACCTTGTGGGTGATGGGCGACAACCGCAACAACTCGGCCGACTCGCGTTACCAGGGCCAGGGCGGTGCCAACGGCGCCGTGCCCGTGAGCGACGTGATCGGCAAGGCCCGGATCATCGTCTTCCCGCCGGGTCGCTGGGGCGGGGTCTCGGACCACGATCCGCAGGCGAACGCGCAGCCGGTGGCCCTCGGTGCCCCGGCGTGGCAGGAGGGCTTGCCGCTCGGCGTCGGGTTCGCCGCGGCCGTGCCCACGCTGTTCGTCGGCCGGCGAGTGAAGGCGGGCCTGCGCAAGGCGCGCCGTTAG
- a CDS encoding ribonuclease HII, whose translation MTVPAPRTPAEPLRPPRAVVRGELFWGLQGALERRGLGPVAGVDEAGAGACAGPLVVASCVLRPGDGARLPELTDSKLLTAKARDRVYDLVLKRALDYAVIVIPSEQVDLLGIRVMNLEGMRRAVAALRDHPGYVLTDGFPVPGIPAPNVAVIKGDRSVASIAAASVLAKVTRDRIMAGLHGELPHYGFDVHKGYSTADHLRALTEHGPSPAHRWSYTNVATAALAHGLTPPHPVVLTYAALENAASEAAAEENGSRENPSAPVRALARSVGKNERSAAGAARRTRGGARIS comes from the coding sequence GTGACCGTTCCCGCTCCCCGAACCCCGGCCGAACCCCTGCGGCCGCCGCGCGCCGTCGTGCGCGGCGAGCTGTTCTGGGGTCTGCAGGGTGCTCTCGAACGCCGTGGCCTGGGCCCCGTCGCCGGCGTGGACGAGGCCGGCGCTGGCGCGTGCGCGGGCCCGCTGGTGGTGGCCTCCTGCGTGCTGCGCCCCGGCGACGGCGCGCGGCTGCCGGAGCTCACCGACTCGAAGCTGCTCACCGCGAAGGCCCGTGACCGCGTCTACGACCTGGTCCTCAAGCGCGCCCTCGACTACGCGGTGATCGTGATCCCGTCCGAACAGGTCGACCTGCTTGGCATCCGGGTGATGAACCTGGAGGGGATGCGGCGCGCGGTCGCCGCTCTGCGCGACCACCCGGGGTATGTGCTCACCGACGGTTTCCCGGTGCCGGGCATCCCGGCGCCCAACGTCGCGGTCATCAAGGGCGACCGCAGCGTGGCCAGCATCGCCGCCGCGTCGGTGCTCGCGAAGGTGACGCGTGACCGCATCATGGCCGGCCTGCACGGCGAGCTGCCGCACTACGGCTTCGACGTGCACAAGGGCTACAGCACCGCCGACCACCTGCGGGCTCTCACCGAGCACGGCCCGAGCCCCGCGCACCGCTGGTCCTACACGAATGTGGCCACCGCGGCCCTCGCACACGGACTCACCCCACCGCATCCGGTCGTGCTCACCTACGCTGCTCTGGAGAACGCGGCTTCGGAAGCCGCCGCGGAGGAGAATGGTTCTCGGGAAAACCCGAGCGCGCCGGTCCGTGCCCTGGCCCGCTCGGTGGGTAAGAATGAACGCTCCGCCGCCGGAGCAGCAAGACGAACGCGAGGAGGGGCGCGGATTTCATGA
- a CDS encoding DUF2469 domain-containing protein, with the protein MSAEDLEKYETEMELSLYREYRDIVGQFSYVVETERRFYLANAVDVQVRDGGGEVYFEVRMSDAWVWDMYRPARFVKHVRVITFKDVNVEELDKPDLRLPEDGPFSG; encoded by the coding sequence ATGAGCGCAGAGGATCTCGAGAAGTACGAGACCGAGATGGAGCTCTCGCTGTACCGCGAGTACCGCGACATCGTCGGCCAGTTCTCGTACGTGGTGGAGACCGAGCGGCGGTTCTACCTGGCCAACGCAGTCGACGTACAGGTACGCGACGGCGGCGGCGAGGTGTACTTCGAGGTCCGCATGTCGGACGCGTGGGTCTGGGACATGTACCGCCCGGCCCGCTTCGTGAAGCACGTCCGCGTCATCACGTTCAAGGATGTCAACGTGGAGGAACTCGACAAACCCGACCTGCGCCTCCCTGAGGACGGCCCCTTCTCGGGCTGA
- a CDS encoding YraN family protein, whose product MNDGPDPGAQWRRAFGRWGEDLAARHLQNAGLVVLSRNWLCREGELDLVLADGDKVVFCEVKTRATNAYGSPAESVTAEKITRVHRAAQRWLRAHRVGWCRTRYDVVTVFAPAGAHPQVHHIAGAF is encoded by the coding sequence ATGAACGACGGCCCGGACCCGGGCGCCCAGTGGCGCCGCGCGTTCGGCCGCTGGGGCGAAGACCTGGCGGCCCGGCACCTGCAGAACGCGGGCCTGGTGGTGCTCAGCCGCAACTGGCTCTGCCGCGAAGGCGAACTCGACCTCGTACTGGCCGACGGCGACAAGGTCGTCTTCTGCGAGGTCAAAACCCGCGCCACCAACGCCTACGGCTCCCCCGCGGAATCCGTGACGGCCGAAAAGATCACCCGCGTCCACCGCGCCGCCCAACGCTGGCTGCGCGCCCACCGCGTCGGCTGGTGCCGCACCCGCTACGACGTCGTGACCGTCTTCGCCCCCGCCGGGGCCCACCCACAGGTCCACCACATCGCGGGAGCCTTCTGA
- a CDS encoding YifB family Mg chelatase-like AAA ATPase, producing the protein MPIAKAWSVALLGIEGRVIEIEADLGGGLSRVTLVGLPDAGLREAKDRVRSAIRNSGQPWPDGKVTLGLSPANLPKVGSGYDLGIAAAVLAANGAVPATKLLRTILLGELALDGRIRPVRGVLPGLLAARAAGYERAVVPMESLYEAALVDDLEIAGASRLSDLVAWLKGEGELESSPEAVAAEAAPVPDLADVVGQPEARWALEVAAAGGHQLLLTGPPGVGKTMLAKRMPGLLPPLSKEESLQVTAIHSIDGSLSKASPLVTVPPFVAPHHSITVAALVGGGSGIASPGAISRAHRGVLFLDEVCEFGAQRLDSLRTVLEEGEVRISRVKGSVRYPARFQLILATNPCPCAPPRETDCICSPIVRRRYLGRISGPLLDRVDLRVRLRPLTAISAHQSAEPESSEAVRARVLAARDRAAHRWRTHGWRANSDVPGPALRREFVLPSPTTALLDRALDRGLLTARGADRCLRIAWTLADLSATPHPTPDHVAAALDFRERTAA; encoded by the coding sequence ATGCCCATCGCGAAGGCTTGGTCGGTAGCACTGCTGGGGATCGAAGGCCGGGTGATCGAGATCGAGGCCGACCTGGGCGGCGGGCTCAGCCGGGTGACCCTGGTCGGACTGCCCGATGCCGGGCTGCGTGAGGCGAAGGATCGTGTGCGCTCGGCCATCCGCAACTCGGGCCAGCCCTGGCCCGACGGCAAAGTCACACTCGGGTTGTCGCCCGCGAACTTGCCGAAGGTGGGCTCTGGCTACGACCTGGGGATAGCCGCCGCGGTGCTTGCTGCCAACGGCGCTGTACCGGCCACAAAGCTCTTGCGCACGATCCTGTTGGGCGAGCTGGCGCTCGACGGTCGGATCCGCCCAGTCCGCGGTGTCCTGCCCGGACTGCTGGCTGCGCGGGCAGCGGGGTACGAGCGCGCTGTCGTCCCGATGGAGTCGCTCTACGAAGCTGCGCTCGTCGACGACCTCGAGATCGCCGGTGCGTCGCGCCTATCTGACCTGGTCGCCTGGCTTAAGGGTGAGGGCGAACTCGAGTCGAGCCCCGAAGCGGTGGCGGCAGAAGCGGCCCCTGTACCGGACCTTGCCGATGTGGTCGGCCAACCAGAGGCCCGTTGGGCGCTGGAAGTCGCCGCGGCGGGTGGGCATCAACTGTTGCTGACCGGTCCTCCGGGTGTCGGCAAGACCATGCTCGCCAAGCGAATGCCGGGTCTGTTGCCGCCATTATCCAAGGAGGAATCACTGCAGGTCACAGCCATCCACTCCATCGACGGCTCCCTGTCGAAGGCTTCGCCGCTGGTGACCGTCCCGCCGTTCGTGGCACCGCACCACTCGATCACCGTTGCGGCACTGGTAGGTGGTGGCAGCGGGATCGCGAGCCCCGGCGCGATCAGCCGTGCTCACCGAGGAGTTCTTTTCCTCGACGAGGTATGTGAGTTCGGCGCACAGCGTTTGGATTCTCTACGCACCGTCCTCGAAGAAGGCGAGGTCCGCATTTCGCGGGTGAAAGGCTCCGTCCGCTACCCGGCCCGCTTCCAGCTCATCCTGGCCACCAACCCGTGCCCCTGCGCGCCGCCGCGTGAGACCGACTGCATCTGCTCGCCGATCGTCCGCCGCCGTTACCTCGGGCGGATCTCAGGGCCGCTGCTGGACCGCGTCGACCTCCGCGTGCGCCTGCGTCCGCTGACCGCCATCTCCGCTCACCAGTCCGCGGAGCCCGAATCGTCCGAGGCGGTCCGCGCCCGCGTCCTGGCCGCCCGCGACCGTGCGGCCCACCGCTGGCGCACGCACGGCTGGCGCGCCAACTCCGACGTCCCCGGCCCCGCCCTCCGCCGCGAGTTCGTGTTGCCGTCGCCCACCACCGCCCTGCTCGACCGCGCCCTCGACCGCGGCCTCCTCACGGCCCGCGGTGCCGACCGTTGCCTTCGCATCGCCTGGACGCTCGCCGACCTGTCCGCCACGCCCCACCCGACCCCCGACCACGTCGCCGCCGCGCTCGACTTCCGAGAAAGGACCGCCGCATGA
- the dprA gene encoding DNA-processing protein DprA: MTALPTEQPVATATDEERLARAYLLRVAEPPAPALVAFVGERGPVEAAARVRSGDCPDKVRRETAARRDVDLAEQDLETAAKTRARLVVPEDHEWPAWPLLSLAVASGRGVENVAAPLALWVRGGANLAKAADRAVAVVGARLATNYGEHNSAEFGHGLATRDVPVFSGAALGIDGAAHRGALGAGGVTVAVLGCAVDIGYPAGHVDLLRRIADNGGAVVSEYAPGTPPARHRFLVRNRLIAGLTDGTVVIEAGIRSGARNTATTAGALGKVVMALPGPVQSGNSAGCHALIRDCKATLVTSVDEVVDTVGRFGPAAEPENPRPRRPTDVLAPEALRVYEALVPRAGRSADQVATESGVPVDRVRALLPELEIDGFAVRGDTGWRRIVRAAPK, translated from the coding sequence ATGACGGCCCTGCCCACCGAACAGCCGGTCGCCACCGCCACCGATGAAGAACGCCTCGCCCGCGCCTACCTGCTGCGCGTCGCCGAGCCGCCGGCGCCGGCGTTGGTCGCGTTCGTGGGGGAGCGCGGCCCGGTCGAGGCCGCGGCCCGCGTCCGCAGCGGCGATTGTCCCGACAAGGTCCGTCGCGAAACCGCGGCCCGACGCGATGTCGACCTGGCCGAGCAAGATCTGGAGACGGCCGCGAAAACCCGAGCCCGTCTGGTCGTGCCCGAGGACCACGAGTGGCCGGCGTGGCCGTTGCTCTCGCTGGCGGTCGCGAGCGGCCGCGGAGTCGAGAACGTCGCCGCCCCGCTCGCCCTCTGGGTCCGCGGCGGCGCGAACCTCGCGAAGGCAGCCGACCGCGCGGTCGCCGTCGTCGGAGCGCGCCTCGCGACGAACTACGGAGAACACAACTCCGCCGAGTTCGGCCACGGCCTTGCGACCCGCGACGTCCCGGTCTTCTCCGGCGCGGCCCTCGGCATCGACGGCGCCGCCCACCGCGGTGCCCTCGGCGCAGGGGGCGTCACGGTCGCGGTGTTGGGCTGCGCCGTCGACATCGGCTACCCGGCCGGCCACGTCGACCTGCTGAGGCGCATAGCCGACAACGGCGGCGCCGTCGTCAGCGAGTACGCCCCCGGCACCCCTCCCGCGCGCCACCGCTTCCTCGTCCGCAATCGCCTCATCGCCGGTCTCACCGACGGCACCGTCGTCATCGAAGCCGGCATTCGCAGCGGCGCGCGCAACACCGCCACCACCGCGGGTGCCCTCGGCAAAGTCGTGATGGCACTGCCGGGCCCCGTCCAGTCCGGCAACTCCGCCGGCTGCCACGCCCTCATCCGCGACTGCAAGGCCACCCTCGTCACCTCCGTCGACGAGGTCGTCGACACCGTCGGCCGGTTCGGCCCCGCCGCCGAACCGGAAAACCCCCGGCCGCGCCGCCCCACCGACGTCCTCGCCCCCGAAGCCCTCCGCGTCTACGAAGCACTCGTACCCCGCGCCGGCCGCTCGGCCGATCAGGTCGCCACCGAATCGGGCGTCCCGGTCGACCGTGTGCGCGCCCTGTTGCCCGAGCTGGAAATCGACGGCTTCGCCGTCCGCGGCGACACCGGGTGGCGCCGCATCGTCCGCGCGGCACCAAAGTGA
- a CDS encoding tyrosine recombinase XerC, whose translation MSSASARRDAVPRVSGHRKGAQRPDLRAVREGLPGPERAVVAEYERHLTLERGLSPHTVRAYVGDVVSLLGFLTAAEDDSRGLADLDIGLLRAWLAGQRSDGAGRTTLARRAAAARTFTAWAHRQGGLKADPGGRLAAPRAHRTLPGVLRADQADELMQAAAMGAEQRDPVALRDRALVELLYASGIRVSELCGLDVGAVDFGRRVVSVIGKGDKERTVPFGVPAAEALTAWLDAGRPELAGPKSEQALFLGVRGSRLDPRAARRVVHEAVAAVPGALDMGPHGLRHSAATHLLEGGADLRSVQELLGHATLATTQLYTHVTVDRLKAIHDRAHPRA comes from the coding sequence ATGTCGTCAGCGAGCGCCCGCCGGGACGCGGTCCCGCGTGTCTCGGGGCACCGGAAAGGCGCGCAGCGGCCGGATCTGCGGGCGGTGCGCGAGGGGTTGCCCGGGCCGGAGCGCGCGGTGGTGGCCGAGTACGAACGGCATCTGACGCTGGAGCGCGGGCTGTCGCCGCACACGGTGCGGGCGTATGTGGGCGACGTGGTGTCGTTGCTGGGGTTCCTGACCGCGGCGGAGGACGACAGCCGCGGGCTCGCCGATCTCGACATCGGGCTGCTGCGCGCGTGGCTTGCCGGGCAGCGGTCCGACGGGGCGGGTCGAACGACCTTGGCGCGGCGGGCGGCGGCGGCGCGGACGTTCACCGCGTGGGCACACAGGCAGGGCGGGCTGAAGGCGGACCCGGGCGGCCGGCTCGCGGCGCCGCGGGCGCACCGGACATTGCCGGGCGTGCTGCGGGCCGATCAGGCGGACGAGCTGATGCAGGCGGCCGCGATGGGAGCCGAGCAGCGGGATCCGGTTGCACTGCGTGACCGTGCGCTCGTCGAACTGCTGTACGCGAGTGGCATCCGGGTGTCTGAGTTGTGTGGTCTGGACGTCGGCGCGGTCGATTTCGGGCGGCGTGTCGTCTCGGTGATCGGGAAAGGGGACAAGGAACGGACGGTGCCGTTCGGCGTTCCGGCGGCCGAAGCACTCACCGCGTGGCTCGACGCGGGGCGCCCGGAACTGGCCGGCCCGAAGTCGGAACAGGCCCTCTTCCTGGGGGTTCGCGGCAGCCGGCTCGATCCGCGCGCGGCGCGGCGCGTGGTGCACGAGGCAGTGGCCGCGGTACCCGGAGCACTGGACATGGGGCCACACGGACTACGTCACTCGGCCGCTACCCATCTGCTGGAAGGAGGTGCCGATCTCAGGAGCGTTCAGGAACTGCTCGGTCACGCTACGCTTGCCACGACCCAGCTCTACACTCACGTGACCGTCGATCGGCTGAAGGCGATCCATGACCGAGCACACCCACGGGCCTGA
- a CDS encoding FliA/WhiG family RNA polymerase sigma factor → MTSTPQVTDAGVSTAGGEGAVSEDGRPGHDVDAGIQALWQQFADKPDQMSRDRLVLHYAPLVKYVAGRVGTGLPTHVDVGDLVQSGIFGLVDAIEKFEPARGLRFETYAMQRIRGAILDDLRSQDWVPRAVRSKAKEAERALERLGARLHRTPTDAELATELNIGLDDLRDFYGQLQLTSVVALEDLVAAGKDSGSLVDTIPDDGAVDPVAVLVDQDNRRQLAEAIAQLTERDKIVVSLYYFESLTLAEIGKVLGVTESRVSQLHTRAVMRLRAKLTEQPST, encoded by the coding sequence ATGACCTCCACGCCGCAAGTCACGGACGCCGGGGTGAGCACTGCCGGAGGCGAGGGCGCCGTCAGCGAGGACGGGCGCCCCGGTCATGACGTCGACGCGGGCATCCAAGCTTTGTGGCAGCAGTTCGCCGACAAGCCGGACCAGATGTCGCGCGACCGGCTGGTGCTGCACTACGCGCCCCTGGTGAAGTACGTCGCCGGCCGCGTGGGCACGGGCCTGCCGACGCACGTCGACGTGGGCGATCTCGTGCAGTCCGGCATCTTCGGCCTCGTCGACGCGATCGAGAAGTTCGAGCCCGCGCGCGGGCTGCGGTTCGAGACCTACGCGATGCAGCGCATCCGAGGCGCGATCCTCGACGATCTGCGCTCCCAGGACTGGGTGCCCCGCGCCGTGCGCAGCAAGGCGAAGGAGGCCGAGCGCGCCCTCGAGCGCCTCGGCGCGCGCCTGCACCGCACCCCCACCGACGCCGAGCTGGCCACCGAGCTCAACATCGGCCTCGACGACCTGCGCGACTTCTACGGCCAGCTCCAGCTCACCAGCGTCGTCGCGCTGGAGGACCTCGTCGCGGCCGGCAAGGACAGCGGCTCGCTCGTCGACACGATCCCCGACGACGGCGCCGTCGACCCCGTCGCCGTCCTCGTCGACCAGGACAACCGCCGCCAGCTCGCGGAGGCCATCGCCCAGCTGACCGAGCGCGACAAGATCGTGGTCAGCCTCTACTACTTCGAAAGCCTCACGCTCGCCGAGATCGGCAAGGTCCTGGGCGTCACGGAGTCCCGCGTGAGCCAGCTCCACACCCGCGCCGTGATGCGGCTGCGCGCGAAGCTCACGGAGCAGCCGAGCACCTGA
- a CDS encoding murein hydrolase activator EnvC has product MRWLEVLRRAVARTRYVMAAALVLLTVLPGAWAGRALADVPPSPNVGAQAGRLAWPLTPRPKVTRFFEPPATVYGPGHRGVDLEAAAGQQVLAADMGVVIFAGEVGGHGVVAVDHDGGLHTTYLPLTPAVATGDQVYRGQPLGTVAAGHPGCPTATCLHWGARKGEEYVDPLALVGTPGRVRLKPWADPH; this is encoded by the coding sequence ATGCGCTGGCTCGAGGTGCTGCGCCGGGCCGTGGCGCGGACCCGGTACGTGATGGCCGCCGCGCTGGTGCTGCTCACCGTGTTGCCCGGCGCGTGGGCCGGACGGGCACTCGCGGACGTCCCACCTTCGCCGAATGTCGGCGCGCAAGCGGGACGGTTGGCCTGGCCGCTCACGCCCCGGCCGAAAGTCACCCGGTTCTTCGAACCACCCGCCACGGTCTACGGGCCCGGCCACCGCGGCGTCGATCTGGAAGCCGCTGCGGGACAACAGGTTCTCGCGGCCGACATGGGCGTCGTGATCTTCGCGGGCGAGGTCGGGGGCCACGGCGTCGTCGCGGTGGACCACGACGGTGGCCTCCACACGACCTACCTGCCGCTCACCCCGGCCGTGGCCACCGGAGACCAGGTGTACCGCGGCCAGCCGCTGGGGACCGTGGCCGCCGGGCACCCCGGCTGTCCCACCGCCACGTGCCTGCACTGGGGCGCCCGCAAAGGAGAGGAGTACGTCGATCCGCTGGCCCTCGTCGGCACGCCGGGCCGAGTCCGCCTGAAACCCTGGGCCGACCCGCACTGA
- the rpsB gene encoding 30S ribosomal protein S2 has protein sequence MAVVTMKQLLDSGVHFGHQTRRWNPKMKRYIFTERNGIYIIDLQQTLTYIDRAFEFIKETVAHGGTIMFVGTKKQAQEAIANEAARVGMPYVNQRWLGGMLTNFQTVHKRLLRLKELEAQEQTGGFAGLTKREILTLTREKDKLEKTLGGIRDMAKVPSAVWIVDTKKEHIAVGEARKLNIPVVAILDTNCDPDEVDYPIPGNDDAIRSAALLTKVVAEAAAAGLMARSSRGGASADAKPEPGVASDEPLAEWEKELLAGSETAAADATEAAAATEAATEAATEAATEATPEAVTEQAPANS, from the coding sequence ATGGCCGTCGTCACCATGAAGCAGCTGCTCGACAGCGGCGTGCACTTCGGGCACCAGACGCGTCGGTGGAACCCGAAGATGAAGCGCTACATCTTCACCGAGCGCAATGGCATCTACATCATCGACCTGCAGCAGACGCTGACGTACATCGACCGTGCGTTCGAGTTCATCAAGGAAACCGTCGCGCACGGCGGCACGATCATGTTCGTCGGCACGAAGAAGCAGGCTCAGGAAGCCATCGCCAACGAGGCCGCGCGCGTGGGCATGCCCTACGTGAACCAGCGCTGGCTCGGCGGCATGCTGACCAACTTCCAGACCGTGCACAAGCGCCTCCTGCGCCTCAAGGAGCTCGAGGCTCAGGAGCAGACCGGCGGCTTCGCGGGTCTCACCAAGCGCGAGATCCTCACGCTCACCCGTGAGAAGGACAAGCTCGAGAAGACCCTCGGCGGTATCCGCGACATGGCCAAGGTGCCGAGCGCGGTGTGGATCGTCGACACGAAGAAGGAGCACATCGCCGTCGGCGAGGCTCGCAAGCTGAACATCCCGGTCGTCGCGATCCTCGACACCAACTGCGACCCGGACGAGGTCGACTACCCGATCCCGGGCAACGACGACGCGATCCGCTCGGCCGCGCTGCTCACCAAGGTGGTGGCCGAGGCCGCCGCCGCCGGGCTGATGGCCCGTTCGAGCCGAGGTGGCGCGTCGGCCGACGCGAAGCCGGAGCCGGGCGTGGCGTCGGACGAGCCGCTGGCCGAGTGGGAGAAGGAGCTGCTCGCCGGCTCGGAGACCGCTGCCGCGGACGCCACCGAGGCGGCTGCCGCGACGGAGGCGGCCACCGAGGCCGCTACCGAGGCCGCCACCGAGGCGACCCCCGAAGCCGTGACCGAGCAGGCCCCGGCCAACTCCTGA
- the tsf gene encoding translation elongation factor Ts, whose amino-acid sequence MANYTAADVKRLREMTGAGMMDCKRALEENEGDFEKAVEFLRIKGAKDVGKRAERATAEGLVTGEGGVLIELDSETDFVAKNDDFQQLAAKIVEVAKTLKTSDVEALKAADLDGKPVIETVQELSARIGEKLELRRVVAFEGKTATYLHRRGSDLPPAVGVLVEFTGDDADAARGAAMQVAALRAKYLTREEVPAEIVENERRIAEQTAREEGKPEQALTKIIEGKVTAYYKDNVLLDQPSVKDNKKTVKALLDEAGVTVTRFARFEVGQA is encoded by the coding sequence ATGGCGAACTACACCGCCGCTGACGTGAAGCGCCTGCGCGAGATGACCGGCGCCGGCATGATGGACTGCAAGAGGGCCCTCGAAGAGAACGAAGGCGACTTCGAGAAGGCTGTCGAGTTCCTGCGCATCAAGGGTGCCAAGGACGTCGGCAAGCGCGCCGAGCGCGCCACCGCCGAGGGCCTCGTCACCGGCGAAGGCGGCGTGCTCATCGAGCTCGACTCCGAGACCGACTTCGTCGCCAAGAACGACGACTTCCAGCAGCTCGCCGCGAAGATCGTCGAGGTCGCGAAGACCCTCAAGACCAGCGATGTCGAGGCCCTCAAGGCCGCCGACCTCGACGGCAAGCCCGTGATCGAAACCGTGCAGGAGCTCTCGGCCCGCATCGGCGAGAAGCTCGAGCTGCGCCGCGTGGTCGCGTTCGAGGGCAAGACCGCCACCTACCTGCACCGCCGCGGCTCGGACCTGCCGCCGGCCGTGGGCGTGCTCGTCGAGTTCACCGGTGACGACGCCGACGCCGCCCGCGGTGCCGCCATGCAGGTCGCCGCGCTGCGCGCGAAGTACCTGACCCGCGAGGAGGTGCCGGCCGAGATCGTCGAGAACGAGCGCCGCATCGCCGAGCAGACCGCCCGCGAAGAGGGCAAGCCGGAGCAGGCCCTCACGAAGATCATCGAGGGCAAGGTCACCGCGTACTACAAGGACAACGTGCTGCTCGACCAGCCGTCGGTCAAGGACAACAAGAAGACCGTGAAGGCTCTGCTCGACGAGGCCGGCGTGACCGTGACCCGGTTCGCCCGGTTCGAGGTCGGCCAGGCCTGA